The Peribacillus sp. FSL P2-0133 genome has a segment encoding these proteins:
- the hxlA gene encoding 3-hexulose-6-phosphate synthase, with protein sequence MELQLALDLVNIQEGIELVKQVEEYVDIVEIGTPVVINEGLRAVKEMKEAFPSLKVLADLKIMDAAGYEVMKASEAGADIITILGAAEDMSIKGAVEEARKQGKKILVDMIAVKDLETRAKEVDAFGVDYICVHTGYDLQAVGKNSFEDLQTIKRVVKNAKTAVAGGIKLDTLPEVIKAQPDLVIVGGGITGQADIKGTAAQIQKLVKQG encoded by the coding sequence ATGGAATTACAATTGGCACTGGATTTAGTAAACATTCAAGAAGGTATTGAATTGGTTAAACAAGTGGAGGAATATGTTGATATCGTAGAAATCGGTACACCTGTGGTTATTAATGAAGGGCTTAGGGCTGTTAAAGAAATGAAAGAAGCTTTCCCTTCTTTGAAAGTATTAGCCGACCTAAAAATTATGGATGCAGCCGGTTATGAAGTGATGAAAGCATCTGAAGCTGGCGCTGATATCATCACGATTCTTGGTGCAGCTGAAGATATGTCCATCAAAGGGGCTGTTGAAGAAGCTAGAAAACAAGGCAAAAAAATCCTTGTTGATATGATCGCTGTGAAAGATCTTGAAACTCGTGCTAAAGAAGTGGATGCATTTGGCGTCGACTACATCTGTGTGCACACTGGCTACGATCTTCAAGCTGTTGGAAAAAATTCTTTTGAGGACCTTCAAACCATTAAACGTGTTGTAAAAAATGCAAAAACTGCTGTAGCAGGCGGCATAAAATTAGATACACTTCCGGAAGTCATTAAAGCACAACCTGACCTTGTCATTGTTGGTGGAGGTATCACTGGACAAGCTGATATTAAAGGGACAGCTGCCCAAATACAAAAATTAGTAAAACAAGGCTAA
- a CDS encoding winged helix-turn-helix transcriptional regulator, whose protein sequence is MTRLQNKTFNCEKELTLSVIGGKWKMLVLWHLGKQGTKRFGELKALMPGITQRMLVNQLRELEEDLIVHREVYPIVPPKVEYSLTEQGESLMPILDSMYNWGKNYMENNVGDQVKRKEDIK, encoded by the coding sequence ATGACAAGGCTACAGAATAAAACATTCAATTGTGAGAAGGAATTGACCCTTTCTGTTATTGGGGGGAAATGGAAGATGCTTGTTTTATGGCACCTAGGCAAGCAGGGGACCAAGCGTTTTGGTGAACTGAAGGCTCTTATGCCGGGCATCACTCAAAGAATGCTCGTTAACCAGCTTCGAGAGCTGGAAGAAGATCTTATTGTTCATCGCGAAGTCTATCCAATTGTACCTCCCAAAGTGGAATACTCTCTGACAGAACAAGGAGAAAGCCTGATGCCGATTCTTGATTCGATGTATAATTGGGGTAAAAATTATATGGAGAATAATGTTGGGGACCAAGTAAAAAGAAAAGAGGATATCAAGTAG